One genomic region from Octopus bimaculoides isolate UCB-OBI-ISO-001 chromosome 30, ASM119413v2, whole genome shotgun sequence encodes:
- the LOC106884046 gene encoding probable serine/threonine-protein kinase DDB_G0278845 isoform X1, with translation MFHFLPNSKPNASTKKGDARISKYTTKIFWLTAPKTINSRNMPSLWHRLITGRHRYKRAASRNQRKNNLIKTYADDGDDYHHSAMFYSLANLWCENDLSPSKNYFDIDAYRRMQFASAQNVSGSNNPLIYGNNYQDLHSKYKNGVLNNAIHSRRLSSTNSDERGKSSSTLLRNKNKKNNKKSSKMSFLEKISNRKDKRAYDNPKCLMAPANSAAASELRMASNVCVNYVSAYNNKNTNSRNYGDDVSSGYGGIGRGGGTHTTNINEYVPKSFRHLATSLALRGHQVIRDKFDITDFNHINNQNNNKNVDNYLYHDGGSDFQHRIICTKLQEPTENIISGQFVLAKRNHFYNNVNISSSSSSGNSSSGEEPMSTSFGSSSISQAWNWEAKDEGHQHDQQQMSGRNARNVTMEDDLGFVDSRDSDEEWRQEILSTSTTTNSNNNNKTSNITLTAGNGKAGEDQGRLSDNGSLVELQRQQITRKLSIANYVTDSDDCSNHNNNNRNNNNNNNNCGKRRNELDNLDKIIRNNNNNNNNNNGNTNTEIQIVISTVSETGNEIDNVFLY, from the coding sequence ATTTTCTCCCAAACTCAAAACCAAACGCATCAACCAAAAAGGGAGACGCAAGAATTTCAAAGTACACAACCAAGATATTTTGGTTGACAGCACCCAAAACCATAAACAGCCGAAACATGCCTTCTCTTTGGCACCGTCTAATCACAGGTCGGCATCGTTACAAGCGGGCTGCATCCCGCAACCAAAGGAAAAATAACCTCATTAAAACATATGCGGATGATGGTGACGATTATCATCATTCAGCTATGTTTTATTCGTTGGCCAATCTTTGGTGCGAAAACGATTTGTCTCCTTCGAAGAATTATTTTGACATTGATGCATACCGAAGGATGCAGTTTGCATCTGCTCAAAATGTTTCCGGGAGCAACAACCCGTTAATTTATGGAAACAATTACCAAGACTtgcattcaaaatacaaaaatggtgTGTTGAACAATGCTATACATAGCAGAAGGCTTTCGTCAACAAACTCAGACGAACGCGGGAAAAGTTCTTCAACTTTGCTGAGaaataagaacaagaagaacaacaagaagagtTCTAAGATGAGTTTCTTAGAAAAGATTTCCAACAGGAAAGATAAACGAGCTTATGACAACCCCAAATGCCTCATGGCCCCTGCAAATTCAGCTGCTGCATCGGAACTGAGAATGGCGTCGAATGTCTGTGTCAACTACGTGAGCGcttacaacaacaagaacacgaATAGCAGAAACTATGGGGACGATGTCAGCAGTGGGTATGGTGGAATTGGCAGAGGGGGTGGCACTCACACGACGAATATCAATGAGTATGTGCCAAAGAGCTTCAGACATCTTGCAACGTCCTTGGCGCTTCGAGGCCACCAAGTGATCAGAGACAAATTCGACATCACCGACTTCAATCACAtcaacaaccagaacaacaacaaaaacgttgACAATTATCTTTACCATGATGGCGGCAGCGACTTTCAGCATCGGATAATCTGTACTAAGCTACAGGAACCGACTGAGAATATCATCAGCGGCCAATTTGTTTTGGccaaaagaaatcacttttatAACAACGTcaacatcagtagcagcagcagcagtggtaacagcagcagtggtgaGGAACCGATGTCGACAAGTTTTGGCAGTAGTTCGATCTCCCAGGCATGGAACTGGGAAGCGAAGGATGAAGGCCACCAACACGACCAGCAGCAAATGAGTGGCCGAAATGCAAGGAATGTTACAATGGAGGATGATTTGGGATTTGTCGATTCCCGTGATTCAGACGAGGAATGGAGGCAGGAAATTCTCTCCACgtctaccaccaccaacagcaacaacaacaacaagacaagcaacataacaTTAACAGCAGGGAATGGCAAGGCAGGAGAGGACCAAGGTCGACTGAGCGACAATGGATCCCTGGTGGAACTTCAGAGACAACAGATAACGAGGAAATTGTCAATAGCTAACTACGTCACCGACAGCGATGActgcagcaaccacaacaacaacaacaggaacaacaacaacaacaacaacaactgtggcAAAAGGAGAAATGAACTGGACAatttggacaaaataattaggaataataataacaacaacaacaacaacaatggtaatacCAACACTGAGATTCAGATAGTTATATCTACCGTCTCAGAAACAGGGAATGAAATTGataatgtgtttttatattaa
- the LOC106884046 gene encoding GATA zinc finger domain-containing protein 15 isoform X2, translating into MPSLWHRLITGRHRYKRAASRNQRKNNLIKTYADDGDDYHHSAMFYSLANLWCENDLSPSKNYFDIDAYRRMQFASAQNVSGSNNPLIYGNNYQDLHSKYKNGVLNNAIHSRRLSSTNSDERGKSSSTLLRNKNKKNNKKSSKMSFLEKISNRKDKRAYDNPKCLMAPANSAAASELRMASNVCVNYVSAYNNKNTNSRNYGDDVSSGYGGIGRGGGTHTTNINEYVPKSFRHLATSLALRGHQVIRDKFDITDFNHINNQNNNKNVDNYLYHDGGSDFQHRIICTKLQEPTENIISGQFVLAKRNHFYNNVNISSSSSSGNSSSGEEPMSTSFGSSSISQAWNWEAKDEGHQHDQQQMSGRNARNVTMEDDLGFVDSRDSDEEWRQEILSTSTTTNSNNNNKTSNITLTAGNGKAGEDQGRLSDNGSLVELQRQQITRKLSIANYVTDSDDCSNHNNNNRNNNNNNNNCGKRRNELDNLDKIIRNNNNNNNNNNGNTNTEIQIVISTVSETGNEIDNVFLY; encoded by the coding sequence ATGCCTTCTCTTTGGCACCGTCTAATCACAGGTCGGCATCGTTACAAGCGGGCTGCATCCCGCAACCAAAGGAAAAATAACCTCATTAAAACATATGCGGATGATGGTGACGATTATCATCATTCAGCTATGTTTTATTCGTTGGCCAATCTTTGGTGCGAAAACGATTTGTCTCCTTCGAAGAATTATTTTGACATTGATGCATACCGAAGGATGCAGTTTGCATCTGCTCAAAATGTTTCCGGGAGCAACAACCCGTTAATTTATGGAAACAATTACCAAGACTtgcattcaaaatacaaaaatggtgTGTTGAACAATGCTATACATAGCAGAAGGCTTTCGTCAACAAACTCAGACGAACGCGGGAAAAGTTCTTCAACTTTGCTGAGaaataagaacaagaagaacaacaagaagagtTCTAAGATGAGTTTCTTAGAAAAGATTTCCAACAGGAAAGATAAACGAGCTTATGACAACCCCAAATGCCTCATGGCCCCTGCAAATTCAGCTGCTGCATCGGAACTGAGAATGGCGTCGAATGTCTGTGTCAACTACGTGAGCGcttacaacaacaagaacacgaATAGCAGAAACTATGGGGACGATGTCAGCAGTGGGTATGGTGGAATTGGCAGAGGGGGTGGCACTCACACGACGAATATCAATGAGTATGTGCCAAAGAGCTTCAGACATCTTGCAACGTCCTTGGCGCTTCGAGGCCACCAAGTGATCAGAGACAAATTCGACATCACCGACTTCAATCACAtcaacaaccagaacaacaacaaaaacgttgACAATTATCTTTACCATGATGGCGGCAGCGACTTTCAGCATCGGATAATCTGTACTAAGCTACAGGAACCGACTGAGAATATCATCAGCGGCCAATTTGTTTTGGccaaaagaaatcacttttatAACAACGTcaacatcagtagcagcagcagcagtggtaacagcagcagtggtgaGGAACCGATGTCGACAAGTTTTGGCAGTAGTTCGATCTCCCAGGCATGGAACTGGGAAGCGAAGGATGAAGGCCACCAACACGACCAGCAGCAAATGAGTGGCCGAAATGCAAGGAATGTTACAATGGAGGATGATTTGGGATTTGTCGATTCCCGTGATTCAGACGAGGAATGGAGGCAGGAAATTCTCTCCACgtctaccaccaccaacagcaacaacaacaacaagacaagcaacataacaTTAACAGCAGGGAATGGCAAGGCAGGAGAGGACCAAGGTCGACTGAGCGACAATGGATCCCTGGTGGAACTTCAGAGACAACAGATAACGAGGAAATTGTCAATAGCTAACTACGTCACCGACAGCGATGActgcagcaaccacaacaacaacaacaggaacaacaacaacaacaacaacaactgtggcAAAAGGAGAAATGAACTGGACAatttggacaaaataattaggaataataataacaacaacaacaacaacaatggtaatacCAACACTGAGATTCAGATAGTTATATCTACCGTCTCAGAAACAGGGAATGAAATTGataatgtgtttttatattaa